A genome region from Musa acuminata AAA Group cultivar baxijiao chromosome BXJ3-5, Cavendish_Baxijiao_AAA, whole genome shotgun sequence includes the following:
- the LOC135638047 gene encoding pyruvate decarboxylase 1-like produces the protein METKIGSVDAAVEAKANGVVGSPPAGHCYPIAPAVQASAPEKTLGSHLARRLVQVGAHDVFSVPGDFNLTLLDHLIAEPGLRLIGCCNELNAGYAADGYARARGVGACVVTFTVGGLSLLNAIAGAYSENLPVICIVGGPNSNDFGTNRILHHTIGLPDFSQELRCFQTVTCYQAVVNNLEGAHEQIDTAISTALKESKPVYISISCNLPAIPHPTFSHEPVPFFLSPKLSNQRGLEAAVEATMEFLNKAVKPVIVGGPNIRVAKAGEAFVELADACGYPIAVMPSSKGLVPEYHPRFIGTYWGAVSTAFCSEIVESADAYVFVGPIFNDYSSVGYSLLLKKEKAIIVQPERVVVANGPTFGCILMKDFLRALAKRLNKNTTAYENYRRIFVPDGQPLECKPKEPLRVNVLFKHVQKMLSGGSAVIAETGDSWFNCQKLKLPEGCGYEFQMQYGSIGWSVGATLGYAQAVKGSKRVIAFIGDGSFQVTAQDVSTMLRCGQNSIIFLINNGGYTIEVEIHDGPYNVIKNWDYTGLVDAIHNGEGKCWTTKVRHEEELKEAIETAMGSKQDCLCFIEVIVHKDDTSKELLEWGSRVCSANSRAPNPQ, from the exons ATGGAAACCAAGATTGGGTCGGTGGATGCGGCGGTGGAGGCCAAGGCGAACGGCGTCGTCGGCAGCCCTCCGGCGGGGCACTGCTACCCCATCGCTCCAGCGGTTCAGGCTTCGGCGCCGGAGAAGACCCTGGGCAGCCACCTGGCGCGGCGCCTCGTCCAGGTGGGCGCTCACGACGTGTTCTCCGTCCCCGGGGACTTCAACCTCACCCTCCTCGACCACCTCATCGCCGAGCCCGGCCTCCGCCTCATCGGATGCTGCAACGAGCTCAACGCGGGGTACGCCGCCGATGGCTACGCCCGCGCCCGCGGTGTCGGCGCTTGCGTCGTCACCTTCACCGTGGGAGGCCTCAGCCTGCTCAACGCCATCGCGGGGGCCTATAGCGAGAACCTCCCCGTCATCTGCATCGTCGGCGGCCCCAACTCCAACGACTTCGGGACGAACCGGATTCTCCATCACACCATCGGCCTTCCGGACTTCTCGCAGGAGCTCCGCTGCTTCCAGACCGTCACTTGCTACCAG GCGGTGGTGAACAACCTCGAGGGCGCTCACGAGCAAATCGACACCGCCATCTCCACCGCGCTCAAGGAGAGCAAGCCCGTTTATATCAGCATCAGCTGCAACCTCCCCGCCATCCCTCACCCCACCTTCAGCCACGAGCCCGTCCCCTTCTTCCTCTCCCCCAA ATTGAGCAACCAGCGGGGTTTGGAGGCCGCTGTCGAGGCGACGATGGAGTTCTTGAACAAGGCGGTGAAGCCGGTGATTGTGGGAGGGCCCAACATCCGTGTGGCCAAGGCCGGAGAGGcattcgtggagctcgccgacgCCTGCGGCTACCCCATCGCCGTTATGCCCTCCTCAAAGGGGCTCGTCCCGGAGTACCACCCCCGGTTCATCGGCACCTACTGGGGCGCTGTGAGCACGGCCTTCTGCTCCGAGATCGTGGAGTCCGCTGACGCCTACGTCTTCGTCGGCCCTATCTTCAACGACTACAGCTCCGTCGGCTACTCCCTCCTCCTCAAGAAGGAGAAGGCCATCATCGTGCAGCCGGAGCGCGTGGTGGTAGCCAACGGTCCGACCTTCGGCTGCATCCTCATGAAGGACTTCCTCCGGGCGCTCGCCAAGCGACTGAATAAGAACACCACCGCGTACGAGAACTACCGCCGCATATTCGTGCCAGACGGCCAGCCGCTGGAATGCAAGCCAAAAGAGCCGCTGCGGGTGAACGTGCTCTTCAAGCACGTCCAGAAGATGTTGTCGGGCGGCAGCGCCGTCATCGCCGAGACCGGCGACTCGTGGTTCAACTGCCAGAAACTGAAGTTGCCGGAAGGCTGCGG GTACGAGTTCCAAATGCAGTACGGATCCATCGGCTGGTCCGTCGGGGCGACTCTGGGTTATGCGCAGGCCGTGAAGGGCAGCAAGCGAGTGATTGCCTTCATCGGCGACGGAAGCTTTCAG GTGACAGCGCAGGACGTGTCGACGATGCTGCGCTGCGGGCAGAACAGCATCATCTTCCTCATAAACAACGGCGGGTACACCATCGAGGTGGAGATCCACGACGGGCCTTACAATGTCATCAAGAACTGGGACTACACCGGCCTGGTGGACGCCATCCACAACGGCGAGGGCAAGTGCTGGACCACGAAG GTGCGACACGAGGAGGAGCTGAAGGAGGCGATCGAGACGGCGATGGGGTCGAAGCAGGACTGCCTGTGCTTCATCGAGGTCATCGTGCACAAGGATGACACCAGCAAAGAGTTGCTGGAGTGGGGCTCCAGAGTCTGCTCTGCCAACAGCAGGGCACCAAATCCGCAGTAG
- the LOC135638461 gene encoding mitogen-activated protein kinase kinase kinase 17-like: protein MPVSPHRVDSASTFILYIVGPSQPACCYPTLESPLFQSSNLPQMERCIGSWVRGSPVGAGSFGTVHLALHESTGYVSAVKSVSLSSSSPASVRCLENEIRILESLCSPYIVTYLGNDTSQEPRAGTCRNLHVEYMPGGTVAGSAAAKGRSMDELQVCAYTRCVARALRYLHDVAGVVHCDVKGQNVLLGRDRGVAKLADFGAALRIAGASGVGDGPNWVRGTPLWMAPEVARGELPTPASDVWSLGCTVIEMVTGAQPWPNMATEDAVGALLKVGCGDEIPEFPARLSNMGRDFLDKCLRRNASERWTAEQLLRHPFLAEEAAIADPSPRGVLEWATMELHHHHRDDDDYASCSYDHEDDEVMACARGRMRELASDGEVPGWRGDDWKLVRDSDEANSVNDMEEEILVEGICQECSSVRSVGEPSGVGLFDGIRCSASSCCCQCRRCCFCECGLGWQHGVGMLGSWVCCSHHSLSQPVEVNKTRNFPLLFFVVSV, encoded by the coding sequence ATGCCAGTATCCCCCCACCGAGTCGACTCAGCCTCCACCTTCATCCTTTATATAGTTGGCCCCTCCCAGCCTGCGTGCTGTTATCCAACACTGGAATCCCCTCTCTTCCAGAGTTCAAACCTTCCTCAAATGGAGCGCTGCATTGGGAGCTGGGTCAGGGGAAGCCCCGTCGGAGCTGGTTCCTTCGGCACCGTCCATCTCGCCTTGCACGAATCCACCGGTTACGTTTCTGCCGTGAAGTCCGTCAGTCTGAGTTCATCTTCTCCTGCTTCCGTCAGGTGTTTGGAGAACGAGATCCGAATCCTCGAGTCCCTTTGCTCGCCTTACATCGTCACCTACCTCGGCAACGACACGAGCCAGGAGCCTCGTGCCGGTACCTGCCGGAACCTGCACGTCGAGTACATGCCCGGCGGCACGGTGGCGGGTTCCGCTGCGGCGAAGGGTCGCTCCATGGACGAGCTCCAAGTGTGCGCTTACACGCGCTGCGTGGCGCGAGCACTTCGTTACCTCCACGACGTCGCCGGAGTCGTGCACTGCGACGTCAAGGGCCAGAACGTCCTGTTGGGCCGCGACCGGGGCGTGGCCAAGCTCGCGGACTTCGGCGCCGCGTTGAGGATCGCGGGCGCGAGCGGGGTCGGAGACGGGCCCAACTGGGTGCGCGGGACGCCGCTGTGGATGGCGCCGGAGGTCGCCAGAGGGGAGTTGCCGACACCAGCGTCGGACGTGTGGTCGCTCGGGTGCACGGTCATCGAAATGGTCACCGGAGCACAACCCTGGCCTAACATGGCCACTGAAGATGCGGTTGGAGCTCTGCTCAAGGTCGGCTGCGGCGACGAGATACCGGAATTCCCGGCTCGGCTGTCGAACATGGGCCGGGATTTTCTCGACAAGTGTTTGAGGAGGAACGCAAGCGAGCGGTGGACGGCGGAGCAGCTACTACGGCATCCTTTCTTGGCCGAAGAAGCTGCGATCGCCGATCCATCGCCGCGAGGCGTTCTCGAGTGGGCTACTATGgaactccaccaccaccaccgcgacGACGACGATTATGCTAGCTGTAGCTACGATCACGAAGACGACGAGGTGATGGCTTGCGCCAGAGGAAGAATGAGGGAATTGGCTTCGGACGGAGAAGTTCCTGGTTGGCGTGGTGATGACTGGAAGCTGGTAAGGGACTCGGACGAGGCTAATTCGGTAAACGACATGGAGGAGGAGATTCTTGTGGAAGGGATATGCCAGGAATGTTCAAGCGTTCGCAGTGTTGGTGAGCCAAGTGGGGTTGGGTTGTTCGATGGAATCAGATGCTCTGCTTCTTCTTGTTGCTGTCAATGTCGGCGTTGTTGCTTCTGTGAGTGTGGCTTGGGCTGGCAGCATGGGGTTGGAATGCTGGGGAGTTGGGTCTGTTGCAGTCATCACTCGTTGTCACAACCAGTGGAAGTCAATAAAACTCGAAACTTTCCATTGTTATTTTTCGTTGTTTCGGTATGA